Genomic segment of Streptomyces sp. NA02950:
GTGCCGTACGCGGAGAGGCGGTGCGGCCCATGGCGGGGCCACGCGTCGAGGTCATGCCGGAATCCTTCCAGACGGACGTCCGGAGACATCGCCTATCTATCAGGCAGGCTCCCTGATAGTTTCCCACCGGCATCAGGACAGGACAGCCAGGACAGGGCGGGGAAAGACAGGACAGGCAGGACAAGGGAAGGGCCGCGCTTCGGGGAGGGAGCGACAGCCATGAGCAGTGGTACGGAATCCGGGGCCCTTCAGATGGTCCCGATACGGCGGGCGCGGAGGGCCGTCGCGGCGGTGTTCGCGGTGCACGGCGCGGTCACCGGCAACTTCGCCACCCGCATCCCCTGGATCCAGGAGCGGTTGGACATCGGCGCGGGCCAACTCGGCCTGGCGCTCGCCTTCCCCGCGATCGGGGCCTCCTTCGCGATGCCGCTGGCGGGGCGGATCAGCCACCGCTTCGGCGCCCGTGCGGCACTGCGCGGACTGCTGGCCCTGTGGTGCCTGTGGCTCGCGGTGCCCCCGCTGGTGCCCGGCCCGGTCTGGCTGTGCGGCGCGCTGTTCGTGTTCGGCGCGACCGCCGGGATGTCCGACGTTGCCATGAACGCCCTCGGCGTGGAGATCGAGACCCGGCTTGGGCGGCCCATCATGTCCGGGCTGCACGGGATGTGGAGCACGGGCGCGCTCATCGGCTCGGCGGCGGGCACGGTCGCGGCCCACGCCGAGGCGGACGCCCGGCCGCATCTGGCCATCGCCGCCGGGGCCCTCACCCTGCTGGGCGCGATCGCCTGCCACTGGGTGCTGGATCTGCACAGCGCCACCGAGGAGCATCCGCCGCCCCGTTTCGCGCTTCCGCCCCGCTCCGCGCTGATCATCGGCGCGGTGGGGTTCTGCGCGGTGTTCGCCGAGGGAGCGAGCCTGGACTGGTCGGCGGTCTATCTGCGGGACGTCATGGACTCCTCCCCCGGGGTCGCCGCCGCCTGCACCACGGCCTTCTCCTGCACCATGGCCGGGG
This window contains:
- a CDS encoding MFS transporter — its product is MSSGTESGALQMVPIRRARRAVAAVFAVHGAVTGNFATRIPWIQERLDIGAGQLGLALAFPAIGASFAMPLAGRISHRFGARAALRGLLALWCLWLAVPPLVPGPVWLCGALFVFGATAGMSDVAMNALGVEIETRLGRPIMSGLHGMWSTGALIGSAAGTVAAHAEADARPHLAIAAGALTLLGAIACHWVLDLHSATEEHPPPRFALPPRSALIIGAVGFCAVFAEGASLDWSAVYLRDVMDSSPGVAAACTTAFSCTMAGARLAGDAVVGRFGSVRTVRAGGVLATLGGLLVVTAPNAGLAIAGFGLIGLGIAVVVPLAFAAAGRSGPAPSQAIAGVATITYTSGLIAPAAMGSIADMTSLTVSFCLVTVGALGLVAGAGVLRGAARETAHAPGDAAHKPESAQRSTSG